In Lolium perenne isolate Kyuss_39 chromosome 5, Kyuss_2.0, whole genome shotgun sequence, the sequence agcggtggacgggactggagtggcatctctccttggtgtgtcccgagagctggtcctgacggagagtactggtgcctcatgatctcctggatcacccgaagagcgacacgctccaaagtgttcaccaggttctcagagtggcggtgcagcgagtgagccaccatgtagttaatctcctgacgcagggacctggtgcgttcttctgacggggcagacaggtctattccatcgagcgcaccatcaggcgagaaccctttccacctgatgccatgggaacgggttctgtgaaaagagccgatgaggtcggcctcgaggatagctttgacctcgtcatacttcttcttgagctcgtcggtcagatcctcgtacgtgactggggtgccgtccgccatctcagatgtagatggcgaggtggttgatgtcgaagatggtcccaccgggcgttccagaatgtgttgcggtcagaaacccactggcgagcagcgatgggcaacacagtagagccgggaacaacttagggatgcggctggccctggtccctccgagcgacggcccgcaaagcctccggcacgcacgtccgatgctggtgcaagggcgtgccacctgacctatacctggccaggaaggtgatggagaagcctcgcttagtttcctgcatggcatacacgtaaacattaaatacgagcctcgatcggctctcaggttatcctgtgaatcggctcaaggagccgatccacccatgattcgtacgaggtgcacgaatatatggtggtcctgcttgatcaagataaagctgaagcgatctacgacgatttagggttttcaccgcataatcgggtcatcctactcacgattgggcctcgcggccacgcacggtgatcgtaagctgatcctagacaaggcctaaaaaccaacacgaggttgatccccggaacatcctgtctagaacTAGCAAACGACAACCTACGCgctgctggatcctccaaccctttgtaaggcctaactattgcagatattaaactaatccttgaagaacaaggagcaaccgtaacggatcggatctactaaataatgatcaagcggggtgccgcccctacacctaagataggtgtaagggcggctagatgtataagggttgcactacgacagcatatgatacgaagaacaatgctaaccctaacacatctaagataactacgttgctcgccatcaaaaaggcttcagtacgagcaacgcatgaacaacgaattaagcttatactgcctagatcgcaagatgcgatctaggcagcatgatgcttaccggtagaaaccctcgagacgaaggggttggcgatgcgccgagattgatttgtggtgaacgttggttgttgtttattccataaaccctagatacatatttatagtccaggggactttctaattcaggtgtgcacctaaccgtgcacgggtcaaactctatcttttaatctaagatgcgatctactatattaagatacacgggcaatctagcccaaacccctcgtgcaaggccgcttcagagatcttctacaggtaatcttccaagcccatctcccttacggcccatctcctgatttggccaaaatctggtgataacagatgcaGTCTATTCGTTGAATCAGATGATGGTGATCGGATCAAGATGTACAGTAAGAAAGGCCAAAATTATAACAATAGCTTGGAAAGGACCGGATACTACGTGATGAGCTCAAATTATGACACGTGGGTTCACCCGCCGGATTTGTAGCCGTTATACTACTCCAAAATAGTTTGAATAGCCTCCCAGTAGAGATTTTACACTTCCTTTTGTTTATTACATGTACCTGTTAATCAGAGGGTGTAAGAAGTTTTCAAATACACATAAAGCATTCCAGGCCCTGTTGTACCAATGATTTTACAAATTATTTCGGTTAGGTATATTGTGGCAGAAAATGCATGGCAAATAACTTTATAATaatccaacaacaacaacaacaacaacaacaacaacaacaacaacaaccaagcctttcagtcccaaacaagttggggtaggctagagttgaaactcataagatctcgaagccaagtcacggttccggaacgtggatagctaacttccacgcaccctGTCCATGGTTAAATCTTTctcgatattccaaaccttcaagtctctcttaacggactcctcccatgtcaagtttggtctaccacgacccctcttaacattctcagcACGCTTTAGCCGTCCGCTATGCACTGACGCTTCCGaaggcctccgttggatatgtccaaaccatctgagatgatgttggaccagcttctcttcaatcggtgctaccccaactctctcccgtatatcgtcattccgtacccgatcctttcttgtgtggccacatatccatctcaacatgcgcatctctgctacacttaactgttggatatgtcgtctcttcgttggccaacactccgcgccatacaacatcgcaggtcggatagctgtcctataaaacctgacttttagcttttgtggcactctcttgtcacagagtacgccagaagcttgacgccacttcatccaaccagccttgattcggtggcccacatcttcatcgatatcgccatccttctgcaacatggaccccaaatatcgaaaagtggctctctccggtaccacctgcccaccaaggctaacctctccctcctcgtgcctagtagaactgaaactacacctcatgtattcagttttagttctactaagcctaaaacctttcgattctagagttcgcctccacaactctaactttctattaacccccATTTGGAtatcatcgactagcaccacatcatccgcaaagagtatacaccatgggatatctccttgtatatcccttgtgacctcatccatcaccaaatcaaaaagataagggctcaaagctgacccttggtgtagccctattctaattggaaagtcatcagtgtcgccatcacttgttcgaacacttgtcacaacattatcatacatatccttgatgagggtaatgtactttattgggactttgtgtttctccaaggcccaccacatgacattccgaggtatcttatcataggccttctccaaatcaatgaacaccatatgaaggtccttcttttgctccatgtatctctccatcagctgtcgtaccaagaagatggcttccatggtagacctcccaggcatgaaaccaaattggtttttggtcacgcttgtcaaccttcgtaagcggtgctcaatgactctcttccatagcttcatagtatggctcatcagcttgattccactgtaattagtacaactttgaacataccccttgttcttgaagattggtactaaaatactccgcctccattcttcgggcatcttgtttgaccgaaaaatatggttgcaaagcttagttagccatactatcgcTACATCTCCAAGTCCTCTCCACGcctcgatggggataccatcaggACCCATCGCCTTGCCTCCTTTCATCCTCCTTAACGCCTCCTTAACCTCAGACTCATGGATACGTCGCACAAAGCACATGCTGGTATCATCAAAGGAGTCGTCTAGCTCAATGGTAGAGCTCTCAACCTCTCCATTGTAAAGGTTGTCAAAGTACTCCCGCCAACTACGCTTGATCGCCTCATCCTTCACAAGAAGTTGATCCTCTCCGTCCTTGATGCATTTGACTTCGTTGACATCCCTCGTCTTCCTCTCCCTGAACTTGGCCATCTTATGTCCCTTTCGCCTTCCTTCGTGTTTAAACGTTGGTAGATGTCCTCATACGCCTGACCCCTTGTTTCACTCACCGTCCGCTTTGCAGCCTTCTTCGCCACCTTGTACATCTCCATGTTTGCTGCACTCCTGTCCAGATATAGGCATCTGAAACAGTCCTTCTTCTCCCTAATAACTTTCTGGACCTCATCGTTCCACCACCAGGTATCCTTAGCTTCCCTTCTACTTCCCTTAGTCACCCCAAACTCCTCTACAGCGACCTTCCGCAAGCAGGTCGCCATACTCGTCCACATCATGTTTGCATCGCCTCCTTCCTCCCAAGGGCCCTCCTTAATAACCCTCTCCCTGAAAGCCTGGGATGCCTCACCCTTGAGCTTCCACCACTTTGTTCTAGCGACTTTGGCACGCTTACCCCGCTGGACACGGATCCTAAAGCGAAAGTCAGCAACCACCAGCTTATGTTGAGGGACCACACTCTCTCTAGGTATCACCTTACAATCAATGCAGGCGCGTCTGTCTTCTCTTCTAGAGAGGACAAAATCAATCTGGCTAGAGTGTAGACCACTACTGAACGTCACTAGATGGGATTCTCTCTTCCTAAAGAGGGTGTTAGCTACGACCATGTCATAGGCTAGAGCGAAGCTCAGGACGTCTTCTCCTTCTTGGTTCCTGATGCCATAGCCAAAGCCCCCGTGCACCCTTTCAAAACCTATGTTGGATGTACCCACATGGCCATTGAGGTCTCCTCCTATGAAGAGCTTCTCACCAATAGGTACCCTCCTAACCAAGTCCTCTAGGCCTTCCCAGAACTccctcttggtgctctcattgtgGCCTACTTGTGGGGCATACGCGCTGATAACATTGAGGACTAAGTCCCCAACGACCAGCTTGACAAGGATCATCCGGTCCCCTTGCCTCTTGATGTCCACAACTCCATCATTGAGGCTCTTATTGACCAAGATGCCTACTCCATTTTTGTTTGAAGTTGTCCCCGTGTACCACAACTTGAAACCGGTATCCTCCACCTCATTCGCCTTCTGTCCCTTCCATTTGGTCTCTTGAATACATAGGACATCAACACGCCTCCTCACCGCCGTATCAACTAACTCCCGTAACTTACCCGTCAGGGACCCTACGTTCCAGCTACCTAAGCGTATCCTCCTAGGCTCGGCTAACTTCCTTACCCTCCGCACTCGTCGAGTCAAATGCGGAGATCCTTGCTCATTTTTCACTACACCGGGGCGTCGGTGCAGCGCGCCACTAAGGATGCGGCGACCCAACCCTTGCTCACTTATCACCGTATCCAGATCAAGATACGGCGCGCCACCAAGGGGGTGACGGCCCGGCCCTTGCCCATTTGACACCACACCCGGGTTCCGATGTGGCACGTCGCTAAGAGGGTTACGCCCCAACGAGGTTCCTTTGGGTTTCATCTCCATAAGAGTGGCTGGGTTTTTTACGTTGTCTCGCCCCGCCTATCACAACCTTCCTCCTTTACCCGGGCTTGGGACCGGCTATGTTGAGACAACATAGGCGGAGTTTATAATAATCCAACAATGGAAAACATTTATGAAAGCAATAATTTTGCACATGCActtctactacctccgtctcggtTTATCAGGCACGCACGCAATTTAAGACAAACTTTGACCATTGATTTGGTCAacgaaatatgatatatatatctaaaaaatttatatcattagattcgtatgcaaaaaagctttccaatgatataatttttgtgatatatatttcatattttattgactAAAATAATGGTCAAAACAATTTCTTAAACTACGTGCGCACCTGTTaaactgggacggagggagtagcttAAATAATATAAATCTTAAACGTTTTATAATATGAAACAGATGTAATATAAATTTTATGGTACCACTACCACACTTgtcttgttgattgttgtgtttggCATACTCCGCGGGCCTTGAAATTGAGATGGCTTGTCAGTGCCATGGATGCAACATCCTTGACCGTGACTTGATTTCTGTATCAACATATGATTTAAGCGCATTCTGAACACGTTTGGTAATGTCTTGGGATGTTGTTTACCTGGTGTTTTCCGCTAAATCTATTCCACGCCCAAGAGAGTAGAGACATTGAGGAATCAGTCCGTCACGGTAAAGCCGAGCCACGAACGTATCCGTATCGGGTTACAATTAAGCACGGTAGGCTAAACCTAGTAGAACAGGGGTCCTAGTTCTACTAGGTTAGCTGCTGCAGTGCTGCCCGTTGCTACTTATACGCCATGTAATCAAACACCAGATTACCCCAAgaaataaagaaagcaaacatgcTCTCGTGCTTGTGTTTCGGCGACAAAGCAAATCGCTAGAATCTTGTAGCAGTGCGATTGTGTGCTAGCGAATCCATGAATCGGCCTGCTACGTTAGATAAGTACGTTCGTGCTAGTTGTTGCAGCGCAATCGGCGAGGATTACAACAGAGAGCTTGCTTGTAAGGCGGCTACCTAGTTGTTAGTGTCAAGTTACTCGATCGAAGCACAGAGATGTCTACGCATCCGGTGGCCGCCGGCGGCGGCAACGGCGGTATCAATTGCAAGCGGTCGGCGCCGCTGTGGCCGAACCTTCCTGACGACCTTCTCGGCAAGGTTCTCTCCAGGATAGTCTCCCCGCGCGACCGCGCGCGCTTCGCCACCGTCTGCGGGGCATGGCGCGCCGCCGCGTCGCGGAAACCGGCGCCGCCCGTCGCCCCGCTGCTGCTCCTCTCGTCGTGCGGCCACAGCAAGACGGAGCACCTGTGCAGCCCCGACGACAGCTGGGTCTTCCATTCCCCGAGCACGGCGGCCAACAAGCGTTTGGTCGGCTCCCATGACGGCGGCTGGGTCGCCCTGTTGGACACGGACAACTGCGTGCTCGCCATCGTGAACCTGTTTTCCGGCGATGAGGTGGCGCTCTCGGCGGAGCAAAGTAACATCGCATCGGTGTGGCCGCACTTGCAGCCGGAGGGCGTCTCCAAACTCATCTTCTCCGGGAACCCCGCTTCCTCGGACGGCTGCATCCTCGCCGCCATCGTAGACGGATGGCTCTGGATCACATTGTGCAGAGTTGGCTGCCACGATGGTAGGTGGACCGCGAATTGCTGGGACCAGGGTTTGATCGACATTGCCTTCTGCAACGGTGACCTCTATGGTCTAACGAGACCTAGCCGGGAACTGTACAAATTTGAAATCGGAATGGAGGGAGACTGCACTCTGGTGGTCACGGCCAGCCAACGGCTGTCCATCCAAAGGCCCAACGAGCTCACTTGGAACGATGGAACTAAAGGAGGGTACATGAGCTACATCTTCGAGTTGCAGGGCAAGACGTCGATGGCGGTTCGGACCCGGTGGTTGCCTCACCTTGGTCCTTTCTTCAAGGTCTTTGAGCTTGCTGATATGGATGCCGATGAGGTTTACAAACACAAGTGGGTAGAGGTGGCAAGTTTTGGCGGCCATGCCTTGTTCATCGGGCCAACTAGATCCAAGGCGGTGCACGTGCCGGTAAGTGCCGAGCACCATGGCCTAGAGAGGAATCACGTGTATTACACTAAATATACCTGCTCATGGCTAAACAGTTTGCCCGAAGATGCGTTGTATTCCGTGGCATCGGATGGTGGTCATATCAAGATGTATAGTAAGAAAGACCAACATTTTGGAGATAGCGTGGAAAGAACCGGATATTATATGGAGGGCTGTAATTATGCCACTTGGGTTCACCCGCCGGACCTGTAGGATAGCATCCCGATAGGGATTTCACACTTTTTGGATTTTGATTTTACATGTTGAATCAGATGATACATGCAATTTTtatatacaagggatacataacgCCTCACAATCATGTTGTACAGGGATTTTGCAAATTATTATGAGGAA encodes:
- the LOC139831827 gene encoding uncharacterized protein, giving the protein MKPKGTSLGRNPLSDVPHRNPGVVSNGQGPGRHPLGGAPYLDLDTVISEQGLGRRILSGALHRRPGVVKNEQGSPHLTRRVRRVRKLAEPRRIRLGSWNVGSLTGKLRELVDTAVRRRVDVLCIQETKWKGQKANEVEDTGFKLWYTGTTSNKNGVGILVNKSLNDGVVDIKRQGDRMILVKLVVGDLVLNVISAYAPQVGHNESTKREFWEGLEDLVRRVPIGEKLFIGGDLNGHVGTSNIGFERVHGGFGYGIRNQEGEDVLSFALAYDMVVANTLFRKRESHLVTFSSGLHSSQIDFVLSRREDRRACIDCKVIPRESVVPQHKLVVADFRFRIRVQRGKRAKVARTKWWKLKGEASQAFRERVIKEGPWEEGGDANMMWTSMATCLRKVAVEEFGVTKGSRREAKDTWWWNDEVQKVIREKKDCFRCLYLDRSAANMEMYKVAKKAAKRTVSETRGQAYEDIYQRLNTKEGERDIRWPSSGRGRRGMSTKSNASRTERINFL
- the LOC127304380 gene encoding uncharacterized protein, which codes for MSTHPVAAGGGNGGINCKRSAPLWPNLPDDLLGKVLSRIVSPRDRARFATVCGAWRAAASRKPAPPVAPLLLLSSCGHSKTEHLCSPDDSWVFHSPSTAANKRLVGSHDGGWVALLDTDNCVLAIVNLFSGDEVALSAEQSNIASVWPHLQPEGVSKLIFSGNPASSDGCILAAIVDGWLWITLCRVGCHDGRWTANCWDQGLIDIAFCNGDLYGLTRPSRELYKFEIGMEGDCTLVVTASQRLSIQRPNELTWNDGTKGGYMSYIFELQGKTSMAVRTRWLPHLGPFFKVFELADMDADEVYKHKWVEVASFGGHALFIGPTRSKAVHVPVSAEHHGLERNHVYYTKYTCSWLNSLPEDALYSVASDGGHIKMYSKKDQHFGDSVERTGYYMEGCNYATWVHPPDL